The proteins below are encoded in one region of Drosophila santomea strain STO CAGO 1482 chromosome 3R, Prin_Dsan_1.1, whole genome shotgun sequence:
- the LOC120452475 gene encoding dynein axonemal heavy chain 1 isoform X1, giving the protein MDPENLEVGHNYEGSQESYASSTSSISNNGQDDTQFKREAEKAICIMPPRPGTTMMNYQELYIPRNQLTDVYYPIQEAQRWLTLMDKMGKAHRFPLPTILPKVIQTRYVPKRHLPKDVEVDRRRRQYQKINLVKELAKAGLTDDVLQPTEEQYNVMSEFAFPHKFPLSYFDDSNFDINSPAAWFELGAVGNTHYPLPAKAYLPYNQSLLNCQWGMAAVTAHHEDSDLWTLLSLEDGCTYTVPKLQFMFMAEDPHKYIKRLQAAVHERHKGEQLMLMELIVDCVLHEDIESTVFYSFKPIESVLQAATASAQCKRRLRSEVNLVFERLMALYELEQFILKMPKEFPQFRNINLKEFLPRSFAVDVSGKERLELQALGITMQEKRYDFLKASLFYCGGGIEAMAGVAIECQYIETLSIFICSFSKPLALVDFLQAQEAHSDNVATFLKVYWPQQLTTVITVVLRALGKGWLDISLNTWTVYLMCKISRFILQVKFRMQESMEVLLETSLINFSHFVCDPCLQFLELKSNYKWTNNYIDTEFPFQKPVFAMTLGISDDRKVFYSTDPDEFQPGLVEIFKKCLEKSAGVRCIDGSVMSFLKFAPNLYILTVELIEDKFLKENELLKNCYAKAVLPLRAYARHYERFIDFYLLNITTYMQAYAEAHKPSSEVKRDILENKRLKEEVREILPAFITIGPFYINVDTMKQFMIKKRIEVVRRIFEYYVDRMYETNEALLDRCLEMFRRIAERPISIEHLYEIRDFAQTVPDLVDELKADIQVMWLEYDLLDSFFYNLSDHQFAMKWNVYAWPHQIMVRLSTLKDEQKVDIEEFLRLHASECQAFEERLESLNDEVQAYSLAFNTIRAQETSVDIKKTWALIKELEKISQTLQFRQELFELEPLSVEFLESIIASFNPYKNLWYACANFLKLEDATLGNPIAQMDLEDVWNSLMRLRDELTESMKIFHEKIEIMDVAKTFIAKIDDFVPVYNSIKDIRNENWMYIHWQELGAVTGQEIKYSVAMNYQYLIRKGILDFLPEVHIISEKANNEAEEIRCAIEEEERRKQAELDALLLRKQLRKCRRDIL; this is encoded by the coding sequence ATGGATCCAGAAAACTTGGAGGTGGGACACAATTATGAAGGTTCCCAGGAATCCTATGCGAGCAGCACCAGTTCAATTAGCAACAATGGACAAGATGACACTCAATTTAAGCGTGAGGCTGAAAAAGCTATCTGCATCATGCCGCCCCGACCGGGAACTACTATGATGAACTATCAGGAGCTATATATTCCACGGAACCAGCTCACAGATGTATATTACCCTATTCAGGAGGCGCAACGATGGCTTACTCTAATGGACAAGATGGGCAAGGCCCACCGTTTTCCACTGCCTACGATTCTGCCGAAAGTGATCCAGACCCGCTACGTGCCAAAGCGTCATCTTCCAAAGGACGTTGAAGTGGACCGGAGGCGTCGTCAGTACCAGAAGATCAACCTAGTAAAAGAGCTGGCCAAGGCGGGACTTACTGACGACGTCCTCCAGCCCACCGAGGAACAATACAATGTAATGTCCGAATTCGCCTTCCCACACAAGTTTCCCCTGAGCTACTTCGACGACAGCAACTTTGACATTAACTCTCCGGCGGCCTGGTTTGAGCTGGGAGCTGTCGGAAATACCCACTACCCGCTTCCAGCGAAGGCGTACCTGCCCTATAACCAAAGTCTGTTAAACTGCCAGTGGGGCATGGCAGCTGTTACCGCTCACCACGAGGACTCCGACCTTTGGACACTCTTATCGCTGGAGGACGGATGCACGTACACGGTACCTAAGCTTCAGTTCATGTTCATGGCCGAAGACCCGCACAAGTACATCAAGCGGCTGCAGGCCGCTGTTCACGAGCGGCACAAGGGAGAGCAACTTATGCTAATGGAGCTGATCGTGGATTGCGTCCTGCACGAGGATATTGAGTCAACCGTGTTCTATAGCTTTAAGCCCATAGAATCGGTCCTGCAGGCGGCTACGGCGTCCGCGCAGTGCAAGAGGCGACTACGCTCCGAGGTGAACTTGGTGTTCGAGCGGCTAATGGCCCTATATGAGTTGGAGCAGTTTATCCTTAAGATGCCCAAAGAATTTCCCCAGTTCCGGAATATCAACCTCAAGGAATTTCTGCCCCGGTCTTTCGCCGTGGACGTCTCCGGGAAGGAGCGCCTAGAACTGCAAGCCCTTGGCATAACCATGCAAGAGAAGCGGTATGACTTTCTAAAGGCTAGTTTGTTTTACTGTGGCGGTGGCATCGAGGCCATGGCCGGAGTGGCCATCGAGTGCCAGTACATCGAAACACTTTCAATCTTCATCTGCAGCTTTAGCAAACCTCTTGCACTAGTGGACTTCCTTCAGGCGCAGGAGGCGCATAGCGACAACGTTGCTACGTTCCTTAAGGTCTATTGGCCGCAACAGCTGACAACGGTCATTACCGTAGTACTCCGAGCCCTGGGAAAGGGCTGGCTGGACATCTCCCTTAACACTTGGACGGTCTATCTCATGTGCAAAATCTCGCGGTTTATACTGCAGGTCAAGTTCCGTATGCAGGAGTCAATGGAGGTGCTGCTCGAGACGTCTCTGATAAACTTCTCGCACTTCGTTTGCGACCCTTGCCTGCAATTCCTTGAATTGAAGTCCAACTACAAGTGGACCAATAACTACATAGACACCGAGTTTCCTTTTCAAAAACCTGTATTCGCCATGACCCTCGGCATCAGCGATGATCGCAAAGTATTTTACTCCACTGACCCGGATGAGTTCCAGCCGGGGCTGGTCGAGATCTTTAAGAAGTGCCTGGAGAAATCGGCTGGCGTAAGGTGCATAGATGGTTCTGTCATGAGTTTTTTGAAGTTCGCCCCTAACCTGTATATCCTCACGGTAGAGCTTATTGAGGACAAGTTCCTGAAGGAAAACGAGCTTCTGAAAAACTGCTACGCCAAGGCGGTGCTGCCCCTCAGGGCATACGCTCGACACTACGAGAGGTTTATCGACTTCTATCTTCTTAATATCACAACCTATATGCAGGCATATGCTGAAGCCCACAAGCCATCCTCGGAGGTAAAGCGGGACATTCTCGAAAACAAGCGATTGAAGGAGGAGGTCCGCGAAATCCTGCCTGCCTTTATTACCATTGGACCGTTTTACATAAACGTGGATACAATGAAGCAGTTTATGATAAAGAAACGCATTGAAGTCGTGAGGCGGATTTTCGAGTATTACGTTGACCGAATGTATGAGACGAATGAGGCTCTGCTGGACCGTTGCCTGGAGATGTTCCGCAGAATCGCAGAACGTCCAATAAGCATTGAACACCTGTACGAGATTCGCGACTTTGCACAAACCGTTCCGGATTTAGTGGATGAGCTAAAGGCTGATATTCAGGTTATGTGGCTGGAGTACGACCTGCTGGACAGCTTCTTTTACAACCTGAGTGACCACCAGTTCGCCATGAAGTGGAACGTGTATGCATGGCCGCACCAGATAATGGTGCGATTGTCCACCTTGAAAGACGAGCAGAAGGTGGACATTGAGGAGTTTCTCCGCCTGCACGCCAGCGAGTGCCAGGCGTTTGAGGAGCGTCTGGAGTCCCTCAACGACGAGGTGCAGGCCTACTCACTGGCGTTTAATACGATCCGCGCCCAGGAGACTTCAGTAGATATTAAAAAGACGTGGGCCCTGATTAAGGAGCTCGAGAAGATCAGCCAAACACTGCAATTCCGGCAGGAACTATTTGAGCTAGAGCCACTCTCTGTTGAATTCCTGGAGAGCATAATCGCGAGCTTTAATCCCTATAAAAACCTGTGGTACGCCTGCGCAAACTTTTTAAAGCTCGAGGACGCTACCTTGGGCAACCCGATAGCGCAGATGGACTTGGAGGATGTGTGGAATAGTCTGATGAGGCTTCGCGATGAACTCACCGAGtcaatgaaaatatttcacgAAAAAATCGAGATTATGGATGTGGCCAAAACGTTCATTGCAAAGATCGACGATTTCGTTCCAGTTTACAATAGCATTAAGGATATTCGAAATGAGAACTGGATGTACATTCACTGGCAAGAACTAGGAGCGGTGACCGGGCAAGAGATTAAGTACTCCGTAGCGATGAACTATCAGTACCTCATACGTAAGGGAATCTTGGACTTCCTGCCCGAAGTCCATATTATCTCAGAGAAGGCCAACAACGAGGCGGAGGAAATTCGGTGCGCCATCGAGGAGGAAGAGAGGCGAAAGCAGGCCGAATTGGATGCTCTGCTGTTGCGCAAACAACTCCGCAAGTGTCGCAGGGATATACTGTAG
- the LOC120452481 gene encoding elongation of very long chain fatty acids protein, which produces MAIILQEAQEWYRDLMDNKSDPRVNDFFLLSSPLPTLCMCIFYAYFSKSLGPRLMAKRKPMELRTVLVVYNAIQTIFSAWIFYEYLMSGWWGHYSFKCQPVDYSTTGLAMRMVNICWWYYISKFTEFFDTLFFILRKKNEHVSTLHVIHHGCMPFSVWMGLKFAPGGHSTFFALLNSFVHIVMYFYYMIAAMGPKYQKYIWWKKYLTTFQMVQFVAIFTHQFQLLFRECDYPKGFMVWIGLHGVMFLFLFSDFYKAKYLNAARRRRQAVKANGYANVLPSNGHSKHLGEGDALVGNGSNTGACMPVMEDEYVKSNGQSNGAYKDGFFKEGVLSNNDAIFNPDSSSSSLHQRKVK; this is translated from the exons ATGGCAATCATACTGCAAGAAGCCCAGGAGTGGTATCGGGACCTAATGGACAATAAGAGCG ATCCTCGCGTCAACGACTTCTTTCTGCTATCCTCGCCACTGCCCACACTTTGCATGTGCATATTCTATGCCTACTTCAGTAAATCCCTGGGACCCAGACTGATGGCCAAACGAAAACCGATGGAACTGCGAACGGTTTTAGTTGTATATAACGCGATACAAACAATATTTAGTGCGTGGATCTTCTATGAG TACTTAATGAGCGGATGGTGGGGCCACTACAGCTTCAAGTGTCAGCCCGTTGACTATAGCACCACTGGCTTGGCCATGCGG ATGGTCAACATTTGCTGGTGGTACTACATATCCAAGTTCACAGAGTTCTTCGATACACTCTTCTTCATTCTGCGAAAAAAGAACGAGCACGTCTCCACACTCCACGTCATCCATCACGGCTGCATGCCTTTCTCTGTTTGGATGGGTCTCAAGTTTGCACCAG GCGGTCATAGCACCTTCTTTGCCCTTCTCAACTCGTTCGTGCACATTGTAATGTATTTCTACTACATGATCGCCGCCATGGGTCCGAAATACCAGAAATATATCTGGTGGAAGAAGTACCTGACCACCTTTCAAATG GTTCAATTTGTGGCTATTTTCACCCACCAGTTCCAGCTTCTGTTCCGCGAATGTGATTACCCCAAGGGCTTCATGGTCTGGATCGGTTTGCATGGCGTTatgttcctgttcctgttctCCGACTTTTACAAAGCGAAGTATCTCAATGCAGCTCGACGTCGCCGGCAGGCGGTCAAGGCCAACGGCTATGCTAACGTCTTGCCTTCGAATGGACACAGCAAGCATCTCGGAGAGGGTGACGCCCTGGTTGGAAACGGCAGTAATACTGGGGCTTGCATG CCGGTGATGGAGGACGAGTACGTAAAAAGCAACGGGCAATCTAATGGTGCCTACAAGGACGGCTTTTTCAAGGAGGGCGTGTTATCCAACAACGATGCCATCTTTAACCCGGACAGCAGTAGTTCTAGTCTGCATCAGCGCAAAGTCAAATAA
- the LOC120452478 gene encoding pre-mRNA 3'-end-processing factor FIP1, which produces MADDTNEDSWLYGTSNPDSTTGELGNGGDSLMAEHESVAEAQALAELVAGEKMGASVGTDSAEDSPRCPKEEVPEYSEFDDPAQEMEEDEEALPSKESRSRRERDRERDRGRCADRADARSSPDPEDDEMSDGPAVRRERNGSGSDEDEDDDSDDDINVVIGDIKQAPSTYNIKQRPNLLAGGTGAAGDKAKPSGQAGKFSIEDFEGAGTINGVAVHEFSIDSLEEKPWRKPGADITDYFNYGFNEETWRAYCERQKRFRVAESGVGLASLTQNVNQNAPIGILTDGGMGMGPPGMHNIHSMVGIGGESGMQMPPPGMPPMMQHQSRSGMGIMQRPPRPISTTGGDRGGDRERAVKENAIQVMTAECREYSRGGLGSMPPNFPLPGASEEPFFHEPEPFDYGYEPTQESQWNNDNAGWVPSGIKELTPGHAHMQTPPLGIPPPGMSVPPPQMGGPPPNLRGIMPPNMRMPPNMNMGPPPGIMMGANALPQMRMGVAPPQRLVIGDRGAYDDDRERRRREKEKLLKKDQLRKDFLDMLRERHDIERHTRWYDIKKKFEADPRYRALDSSYREEYFEDYLHLLKEEKRKVRDLKERERHREKERSRDKDKDKDKEKEKDKDKEKDKDKEKDKDKEKEKDKESSRRERSRSREKSSRRKSKSREKDRSERGSKSSTSNTGSSSRSEKKKSYRKDKEEDE; this is translated from the exons ATGGCAGATGACACAAATGAGGACAGCTGGCTATATGGAACCTCGAATCCTGACTCGACTACCGGAGAGCTGGGAAACGGCGGGGATTCTCTGATGGCGGAACACGAGTCGGTGGCTGAGGCTCAGGCATTGGCTGAATTGGTGGCCGGCGAAAAGATGGGCGCTTCGGTAGGGACTGATTCCGCTGAAGACTCGCCGCGCTGTCCAAAGGAAGAGGTGCCCGAGTACTCGGAGTTCGACGATCCCGCGCAGGAAatggaggaggacgaggaagCTTTGCCCAGCAAAGaaagcaggagcaggagggAGCGCGACAGAGAACGGGATCGTGGTCGGTGCGCGGATAGGGCGGACGCCCGATCATCGCCAGACCCAGAGGACGACGAGATGAGCGATGGTCCTGCCGTCAGGAGGGAAAGAAATGGCTCAGGGTCCGATgaagacgaagacgacgacTCGGACGACGATATCAATGTGGTTATCGGGGACATTAAACAGGCCCCCAGCACCTACAACATCAAGCAGCGACCCAACCTGTTGGCTGGAGGCACTGGTGCTGCAGGAGACAAGGCCAAGCCGTCTGGTCAGGCGGGAAAGTTCAGCATCGAGGACTTTGAAGGTGCCGGCACCATCAACGGAGTGGCCGTGCACGAGTTCAGTATTGATTCGCTTGAGGAGAAGCCGTGGCGCAAGCCTGGAGCGGATATTACTGACTACTTTAACTACGGATTTAACGAAGAGACGTGGCGCGCTTATTGTGAACGCCAGAAACGATTCCGCGTGGCGGAGAGCGGTGTCGGACTGGCCAGCCTCACTCAGAATGTGAATCAAAATGCACCTATTGGAATCCTCACAGATGGCGGAATGGGCATGGGACCTCCCGGAATGCACAATATCCACTCGATGGTGGGAATCGGCGGAGAAAGCGGAATGCAAATGCCCCCACCGGGAATGCCGCCTATGATGCAACACCAGTCGCGATCCGGAATGGGAATAATGCAGCGTCCGCCGAGACCAATCTCAACCACTGGTGGTGATAGGGGGGGTGATCGGGAGAGAGCCGTTAAGGAGAACGCCATTCAGGTGATGACCGCCGAGTGCCGGGAGTATTCTCGTGGTGGCTTGGGATCCATGCCGCCAAACTTCCCACTACCCGGCGCCTCTGAGGAACCCTTCTTTCACGAGCCAGAACCCTTTGACTACGGCTATGAGCCCACACAAGAGTCGCAGTGGAACAATGACAATGCCGGATGGGTACCCAGTGGGATTAAAGAGCTAACTCCAGGTCATGCGCATATGCAAACGCCTCCACTGGGCATACCTCCTCCTGGGATGAGTGTGCCACCGCCGCAGATGGGCGGTCCACCACCCAATTTACGCGGCATTATGCCACCCAACATGCGCATGCCTCCAAATATGA ACATGGGACCGCCACCAGGAATAATGATGGGAGCAAATGCGCTACCACAGATGAGAATGGGTGTGGCACCGCCACAAAGATTGGTCATAGGCG ATCGTGGCGCCTACGACGACGATCGTGAGCGCAGAAGACGCGAGAAGGAGAAACTGCTAAAAAAAGATCAG cTGAGAAAGGACTTTCTTGACATGCTGCGGGAGCGACATGACATCGAGAGGCACACCAGGTGGTACGATATTAAGAAAAAGTTTGAGGCGGATCCAAGGTACCGAGCACTGGACTCGTCCTATCGTGAGGAGTACTTTGAAGACTATTTGCATCTGTTGAAAGAAGAAAAGCGCAAGGTACGTGACCTAAAAGAACGCGAACGACATCGCGAAAAAGAGCGTTCTCGTGACAAAGATAAGGATAAAGATAAAGAAAAGGAGaaagataaagataaagaGAAGGACAAAGATAAGGAAAAGGACAAGGATAAAGAGAAGGAAAAGGATAAAGAGAGCTCTCGTCGGGAACGTTCACGATCCCGCGAAAAGTCCAGCCGTCGGAAGTCCAAGTCCCGTGAGAAAGATCGAAGCGAACGAGGCAGCAAGAGTAGCACCAGCAACACCGGATCCTCTAGTCgcagcgaaaagaaaaaatcgtATCGCAAGGACAAAGAAGAAGACGAATAG
- the LOC120452475 gene encoding dynein axonemal heavy chain 1 isoform X2 — translation MPPRPGTTMMNYQELYIPRNQLTDVYYPIQEAQRWLTLMDKMGKAHRFPLPTILPKVIQTRYVPKRHLPKDVEVDRRRRQYQKINLVKELAKAGLTDDVLQPTEEQYNVMSEFAFPHKFPLSYFDDSNFDINSPAAWFELGAVGNTHYPLPAKAYLPYNQSLLNCQWGMAAVTAHHEDSDLWTLLSLEDGCTYTVPKLQFMFMAEDPHKYIKRLQAAVHERHKGEQLMLMELIVDCVLHEDIESTVFYSFKPIESVLQAATASAQCKRRLRSEVNLVFERLMALYELEQFILKMPKEFPQFRNINLKEFLPRSFAVDVSGKERLELQALGITMQEKRYDFLKASLFYCGGGIEAMAGVAIECQYIETLSIFICSFSKPLALVDFLQAQEAHSDNVATFLKVYWPQQLTTVITVVLRALGKGWLDISLNTWTVYLMCKISRFILQVKFRMQESMEVLLETSLINFSHFVCDPCLQFLELKSNYKWTNNYIDTEFPFQKPVFAMTLGISDDRKVFYSTDPDEFQPGLVEIFKKCLEKSAGVRCIDGSVMSFLKFAPNLYILTVELIEDKFLKENELLKNCYAKAVLPLRAYARHYERFIDFYLLNITTYMQAYAEAHKPSSEVKRDILENKRLKEEVREILPAFITIGPFYINVDTMKQFMIKKRIEVVRRIFEYYVDRMYETNEALLDRCLEMFRRIAERPISIEHLYEIRDFAQTVPDLVDELKADIQVMWLEYDLLDSFFYNLSDHQFAMKWNVYAWPHQIMVRLSTLKDEQKVDIEEFLRLHASECQAFEERLESLNDEVQAYSLAFNTIRAQETSVDIKKTWALIKELEKISQTLQFRQELFELEPLSVEFLESIIASFNPYKNLWYACANFLKLEDATLGNPIAQMDLEDVWNSLMRLRDELTESMKIFHEKIEIMDVAKTFIAKIDDFVPVYNSIKDIRNENWMYIHWQELGAVTGQEIKYSVAMNYQYLIRKGILDFLPEVHIISEKANNEAEEIRCAIEEEERRKQAELDALLLRKQLRKCRRDIL, via the coding sequence ATGCCGCCCCGACCGGGAACTACTATGATGAACTATCAGGAGCTATATATTCCACGGAACCAGCTCACAGATGTATATTACCCTATTCAGGAGGCGCAACGATGGCTTACTCTAATGGACAAGATGGGCAAGGCCCACCGTTTTCCACTGCCTACGATTCTGCCGAAAGTGATCCAGACCCGCTACGTGCCAAAGCGTCATCTTCCAAAGGACGTTGAAGTGGACCGGAGGCGTCGTCAGTACCAGAAGATCAACCTAGTAAAAGAGCTGGCCAAGGCGGGACTTACTGACGACGTCCTCCAGCCCACCGAGGAACAATACAATGTAATGTCCGAATTCGCCTTCCCACACAAGTTTCCCCTGAGCTACTTCGACGACAGCAACTTTGACATTAACTCTCCGGCGGCCTGGTTTGAGCTGGGAGCTGTCGGAAATACCCACTACCCGCTTCCAGCGAAGGCGTACCTGCCCTATAACCAAAGTCTGTTAAACTGCCAGTGGGGCATGGCAGCTGTTACCGCTCACCACGAGGACTCCGACCTTTGGACACTCTTATCGCTGGAGGACGGATGCACGTACACGGTACCTAAGCTTCAGTTCATGTTCATGGCCGAAGACCCGCACAAGTACATCAAGCGGCTGCAGGCCGCTGTTCACGAGCGGCACAAGGGAGAGCAACTTATGCTAATGGAGCTGATCGTGGATTGCGTCCTGCACGAGGATATTGAGTCAACCGTGTTCTATAGCTTTAAGCCCATAGAATCGGTCCTGCAGGCGGCTACGGCGTCCGCGCAGTGCAAGAGGCGACTACGCTCCGAGGTGAACTTGGTGTTCGAGCGGCTAATGGCCCTATATGAGTTGGAGCAGTTTATCCTTAAGATGCCCAAAGAATTTCCCCAGTTCCGGAATATCAACCTCAAGGAATTTCTGCCCCGGTCTTTCGCCGTGGACGTCTCCGGGAAGGAGCGCCTAGAACTGCAAGCCCTTGGCATAACCATGCAAGAGAAGCGGTATGACTTTCTAAAGGCTAGTTTGTTTTACTGTGGCGGTGGCATCGAGGCCATGGCCGGAGTGGCCATCGAGTGCCAGTACATCGAAACACTTTCAATCTTCATCTGCAGCTTTAGCAAACCTCTTGCACTAGTGGACTTCCTTCAGGCGCAGGAGGCGCATAGCGACAACGTTGCTACGTTCCTTAAGGTCTATTGGCCGCAACAGCTGACAACGGTCATTACCGTAGTACTCCGAGCCCTGGGAAAGGGCTGGCTGGACATCTCCCTTAACACTTGGACGGTCTATCTCATGTGCAAAATCTCGCGGTTTATACTGCAGGTCAAGTTCCGTATGCAGGAGTCAATGGAGGTGCTGCTCGAGACGTCTCTGATAAACTTCTCGCACTTCGTTTGCGACCCTTGCCTGCAATTCCTTGAATTGAAGTCCAACTACAAGTGGACCAATAACTACATAGACACCGAGTTTCCTTTTCAAAAACCTGTATTCGCCATGACCCTCGGCATCAGCGATGATCGCAAAGTATTTTACTCCACTGACCCGGATGAGTTCCAGCCGGGGCTGGTCGAGATCTTTAAGAAGTGCCTGGAGAAATCGGCTGGCGTAAGGTGCATAGATGGTTCTGTCATGAGTTTTTTGAAGTTCGCCCCTAACCTGTATATCCTCACGGTAGAGCTTATTGAGGACAAGTTCCTGAAGGAAAACGAGCTTCTGAAAAACTGCTACGCCAAGGCGGTGCTGCCCCTCAGGGCATACGCTCGACACTACGAGAGGTTTATCGACTTCTATCTTCTTAATATCACAACCTATATGCAGGCATATGCTGAAGCCCACAAGCCATCCTCGGAGGTAAAGCGGGACATTCTCGAAAACAAGCGATTGAAGGAGGAGGTCCGCGAAATCCTGCCTGCCTTTATTACCATTGGACCGTTTTACATAAACGTGGATACAATGAAGCAGTTTATGATAAAGAAACGCATTGAAGTCGTGAGGCGGATTTTCGAGTATTACGTTGACCGAATGTATGAGACGAATGAGGCTCTGCTGGACCGTTGCCTGGAGATGTTCCGCAGAATCGCAGAACGTCCAATAAGCATTGAACACCTGTACGAGATTCGCGACTTTGCACAAACCGTTCCGGATTTAGTGGATGAGCTAAAGGCTGATATTCAGGTTATGTGGCTGGAGTACGACCTGCTGGACAGCTTCTTTTACAACCTGAGTGACCACCAGTTCGCCATGAAGTGGAACGTGTATGCATGGCCGCACCAGATAATGGTGCGATTGTCCACCTTGAAAGACGAGCAGAAGGTGGACATTGAGGAGTTTCTCCGCCTGCACGCCAGCGAGTGCCAGGCGTTTGAGGAGCGTCTGGAGTCCCTCAACGACGAGGTGCAGGCCTACTCACTGGCGTTTAATACGATCCGCGCCCAGGAGACTTCAGTAGATATTAAAAAGACGTGGGCCCTGATTAAGGAGCTCGAGAAGATCAGCCAAACACTGCAATTCCGGCAGGAACTATTTGAGCTAGAGCCACTCTCTGTTGAATTCCTGGAGAGCATAATCGCGAGCTTTAATCCCTATAAAAACCTGTGGTACGCCTGCGCAAACTTTTTAAAGCTCGAGGACGCTACCTTGGGCAACCCGATAGCGCAGATGGACTTGGAGGATGTGTGGAATAGTCTGATGAGGCTTCGCGATGAACTCACCGAGtcaatgaaaatatttcacgAAAAAATCGAGATTATGGATGTGGCCAAAACGTTCATTGCAAAGATCGACGATTTCGTTCCAGTTTACAATAGCATTAAGGATATTCGAAATGAGAACTGGATGTACATTCACTGGCAAGAACTAGGAGCGGTGACCGGGCAAGAGATTAAGTACTCCGTAGCGATGAACTATCAGTACCTCATACGTAAGGGAATCTTGGACTTCCTGCCCGAAGTCCATATTATCTCAGAGAAGGCCAACAACGAGGCGGAGGAAATTCGGTGCGCCATCGAGGAGGAAGAGAGGCGAAAGCAGGCCGAATTGGATGCTCTGCTGTTGCGCAAACAACTCCGCAAGTGTCGCAGGGATATACTGTAG